One genomic region from Spirosoma sp. KCTC 42546 encodes:
- a CDS encoding xanthine dehydrogenase molybdopterin binding subunit, with protein sequence MKNIDSRTHVRGESVYLDDIPVIRGTLFGAAFGSPVAHGLIKNLNLSKAEAMPGVVRIFTYKDVTGENQIGGIIPDEPLLAEHHVDYCGMPVAFVVAETEDAARAAVKRITIDIEPLPIITDPREAQANGQLIVPPRTFRLGDTKTAWAQCAYVVEGTADTNGQEHLYIETQGAYAVPQENDGIKLYSSTQGPTAVQRAVSKSSGLPMHQIDVDVTRLGGGFGGKEDQANMWAALCALAAHVLRKPVKYALHRMEDMAMTGKRHPYSSDFKLGLDKDLNMVAYEATFYQNAGAAADLSPAVLERTLFHCTNTYFVPNVTATAYSCRTHLPPNTAFRGFGGPQGMFVIEAAIAKAAEELGIDAAVIQAKNLQKTGDEFPFGQKAQSEAHACWNKADELYTIADIRAKAASFNTVNLLNKKGISLMPICFGISFTNTRMNQARALVHAYTDGSVGVSTGAVEMGQGVNTKMLQVAAHVFSIDPKRVKIQSTSTYRIANTSPSAASATADLNGKAVEIACIAIMDRLKAVAADELQVDINTISLKDEWVYVNGQQTDWDWPRLLIAAYAQRVSLSEHAHYATPDIHYDKTLEKGHPFAYHVYGTAIVEVTVDCLRGTYEIDAVKVVHDFGTSMNPLIDRGQIEGGIVQGIGWMTMEEVVFDKAGRLRSNALSTYKVPAIYSVPKEISIEPLQTESENLAIFRSKAVGEPPLLYGIGAYFALRNAVLAFNPSATIPFDAPMTPEKVLLALYNPHPAPCSPPHAKTQTANDLAVNP encoded by the coding sequence ATGAAAAACATAGATTCCAGAACACACGTACGGGGCGAGTCGGTTTATCTGGACGATATTCCGGTCATTCGGGGCACGCTGTTCGGAGCGGCATTCGGTTCGCCGGTAGCGCATGGACTTATTAAAAATCTGAATCTGTCAAAGGCCGAAGCCATGCCGGGTGTGGTTCGCATCTTTACCTACAAAGACGTAACCGGCGAAAATCAGATTGGCGGCATCATTCCTGATGAACCCCTGCTGGCTGAGCATCATGTTGATTATTGCGGGATGCCAGTTGCCTTTGTCGTTGCCGAAACCGAGGATGCCGCCCGAGCTGCTGTCAAACGAATTACGATAGATATCGAACCGTTGCCCATCATCACCGACCCACGGGAAGCGCAGGCAAACGGCCAGTTAATTGTTCCACCGCGAACGTTCCGCTTGGGTGATACAAAAACCGCCTGGGCGCAGTGTGCTTATGTCGTTGAAGGCACCGCCGACACCAATGGGCAGGAGCATTTGTACATTGAAACGCAGGGGGCCTACGCCGTACCTCAGGAGAATGACGGCATAAAGCTTTACTCCTCTACACAAGGCCCAACGGCGGTGCAGCGAGCAGTGTCCAAGTCGTCGGGCTTGCCCATGCACCAGATTGACGTCGATGTGACGCGACTGGGTGGTGGTTTTGGTGGAAAAGAGGATCAGGCTAATATGTGGGCCGCCCTGTGCGCGCTGGCCGCTCACGTACTCAGGAAACCCGTCAAATACGCGCTCCACCGGATGGAGGATATGGCCATGACGGGCAAGCGCCACCCCTACTCCTCCGACTTTAAACTGGGCCTCGATAAAGACCTGAATATGGTCGCTTACGAAGCCACTTTTTACCAGAATGCAGGTGCCGCTGCCGACTTATCACCCGCCGTATTGGAACGGACGTTGTTCCACTGCACAAACACTTATTTCGTTCCGAACGTAACCGCAACAGCTTACAGTTGCCGAACGCACTTACCCCCCAACACGGCCTTCCGGGGTTTCGGCGGGCCGCAGGGCATGTTCGTGATTGAAGCCGCGATTGCCAAAGCCGCCGAAGAACTGGGCATCGATGCCGCCGTTATTCAGGCGAAAAATCTGCAAAAAACAGGCGATGAATTTCCGTTCGGGCAGAAAGCGCAGAGCGAAGCACATGCCTGCTGGAATAAAGCAGATGAACTCTATACGATAGCCGATATTCGCGCTAAAGCAGCCTCGTTTAACACTGTTAACCTACTGAATAAGAAGGGCATTTCGTTAATGCCCATTTGCTTCGGAATTTCGTTCACGAACACCCGAATGAACCAGGCACGGGCCCTAGTTCACGCCTATACCGACGGTAGTGTGGGCGTTAGTACCGGTGCTGTGGAGATGGGCCAGGGCGTAAATACCAAAATGCTCCAGGTGGCCGCTCATGTGTTTTCCATTGATCCCAAACGGGTCAAAATTCAATCGACCAGCACCTACCGCATAGCCAATACGTCCCCCTCTGCCGCCAGCGCCACCGCCGATCTGAACGGCAAAGCGGTAGAGATTGCCTGCATCGCCATCATGGATCGACTGAAGGCCGTTGCGGCTGATGAGTTGCAAGTTGACATAAACACGATCAGTCTGAAAGACGAATGGGTTTATGTCAACGGGCAACAAACGGACTGGGATTGGCCTCGACTTCTGATTGCTGCATACGCACAACGGGTAAGTCTGTCTGAACACGCCCATTATGCCACGCCGGACATTCATTATGACAAAACGCTGGAAAAAGGCCATCCGTTTGCGTACCACGTTTACGGGACTGCCATCGTTGAAGTGACGGTGGATTGTCTGCGGGGAACCTACGAAATCGACGCCGTTAAAGTGGTGCATGACTTCGGAACCAGCATGAATCCGCTCATTGACCGGGGCCAGATTGAAGGTGGTATTGTACAGGGCATCGGCTGGATGACGATGGAGGAGGTCGTGTTCGATAAAGCGGGTCGACTACGCTCAAATGCCTTATCGACCTACAAAGTGCCCGCTATTTACTCCGTTCCGAAAGAAATTTCGATTGAACCACTTCAGACCGAATCCGAGAATCTGGCCATTTTTCGATCGAAAGCCGTTGGTGAACCGCCCTTACTATACGGCATCGGTGCTTATTTTGCCTTACGGAATGCGGTCTTAGCGTTCAATCCATCCGCTACTATTCCGTTTGATGCACCCATGACGCCCGAAAAAGTCCTGCTGGCTTTATACAATCCCCATCCTGCTCCTTGCTCCCCGCCCCATGCCAAGACCCAAACAGCTAACGACCTGGCAGTTAATCCATAA
- a CDS encoding XdhC family protein codes for MPRPKQLTTWQLIHKSGQQNLPVMLLYVLESHGSSPGRQGFLMAVNATGEMEGSIGGGIMEHKFVEMAKEKLNHGPAFQHGPELSIRTQYHDKSAARNQSGMICSGDQTILLYRVQPTDLLAVQAIISCLEQNRNGLLELSPSGIHFFADHLPEINYRFTMESEENWLYQERLGYKNQLFIIGGGHCALALSRIMGQMDFYIRLFDDRPDLHTVELNDSVHEKIVVSSYGELSNQLPSGDHHYVVVMTFGYRTDDLAIRALLDKELTYLGVLGSKTKIDKLFSEYRAEGLDEEKLNRIHAPVGLPINSQTPEEIAISIAGEIIRVKNGANQ; via the coding sequence ATGCCAAGACCCAAACAGCTAACGACCTGGCAGTTAATCCATAAAAGTGGCCAACAAAACTTACCCGTCATGCTGCTGTATGTGCTCGAAAGTCACGGAAGCAGCCCTGGCAGGCAGGGCTTTCTAATGGCTGTCAATGCAACTGGTGAGATGGAAGGCTCCATCGGTGGGGGCATCATGGAGCATAAGTTTGTGGAAATGGCCAAAGAAAAGCTGAATCACGGTCCGGCGTTCCAACACGGCCCTGAGCTTTCCATTCGAACCCAATACCACGACAAAAGTGCGGCCCGTAATCAAAGCGGGATGATCTGCTCCGGCGATCAAACCATCCTTCTGTATCGTGTCCAACCGACTGATCTACTAGCGGTTCAGGCTATTATAAGCTGTCTAGAACAGAACCGAAACGGGCTACTCGAATTATCGCCCTCAGGAATTCATTTCTTCGCTGATCATCTGCCCGAAATCAATTATCGGTTCACGATGGAATCAGAAGAAAATTGGTTGTATCAGGAGCGACTGGGTTATAAAAATCAGCTTTTCATCATCGGTGGCGGGCATTGTGCGCTGGCGTTATCGCGCATTATGGGCCAGATGGATTTCTATATCCGCCTGTTCGATGACCGCCCGGATTTGCATACTGTGGAGTTGAACGACTCAGTTCATGAGAAAATCGTGGTCAGCAGTTATGGCGAACTATCCAATCAACTACCTTCCGGCGATCACCATTACGTCGTCGTGATGACTTTTGGTTACCGGACTGATGATCTGGCCATACGGGCGTTGCTGGATAAGGAACTTACTTACCTGGGCGTGTTGGGCAGTAAGACCAAGATTGATAAGCTGTTTAGCGAATACAGAGCGGAGGGACTGGATGAAGAAAAGCTAAATCGTATTCATGCACCCGTCGGCCTCCCCATCAACAGCCAGACACCGGAAGAAATCGCCATTAGCATTGCGGGTGAGATTATCCGGGTGAAAAATGGAGCGAACCAATAA
- a CDS encoding penicillin acylase family protein produces MKPVAVLILLFLAIHVQAQPFSPEEIGGLNKQAKRITIIKDKWGVPHVYAKTDAEAVFGMMYVQCEEFFDNVESSIISRLGRQAEVDGESALYKDLWSRMFIDSSKAVALYQQSPNWLRKLCDGYADGINFYMISHPGKKPKLITRVQPWVALMNNIPSLEGSNISEADFRAFYADGLGKALSFSPLITQEYQESSGSNGWALAPSRTQSKNAMLLINPHAEFYGRIEIQVVSKQGLNAYGAPFLGQFNIFQGFNEFLGWMHPVSLSDAKDLFTEQVEQKNGQYFYRFDGTMRPVDSTAITLQYKQGGGLSSRKFVTYRTHHGPVVASFDKKWVTLKNLDANIDLLAMHWEKMKARNFKEFQASINKRAMTGSNVVYADRDGNIAYWHGNFVPKKNPSFDWKRPVDGSILTNDWQGTHELAAIPQYINPANGWVQNCNSTPLYGTGVFDSLMSKKPVYMLPDGQTPRAVSAIRVLTNLTNASIDDVITAAHDPYLPNGERHIPKLIAAYETLKADTAYAALAAPIQTLQAWNFRADSSSVATILAVSWLEKIIELNVARLKKPVSTEERYSITNGATISTDVLSAKEMLDAFTKVISDLKKDFGTWEIAWGTINRYQRVDKGTSFSDAKPSWAVNGTPGFMGSLNAYVSKKGPQTQKRYGITGNTFAAVVEFGKTVKGKSILTGGSSSDPNSSHFTDQVDGYRKGVYKDILFYKKDVMATAEKTYHPGE; encoded by the coding sequence ATGAAACCTGTAGCAGTACTTATTCTCCTCTTTTTAGCAATCCATGTTCAGGCCCAGCCCTTCTCTCCCGAAGAAATCGGCGGTTTGAATAAACAGGCAAAACGGATCACCATTATCAAAGATAAATGGGGCGTTCCGCACGTCTATGCAAAAACCGACGCCGAGGCCGTGTTCGGCATGATGTACGTCCAGTGCGAAGAGTTTTTTGATAATGTAGAATCGTCCATTATCAGTCGGCTGGGTCGACAGGCGGAGGTCGATGGGGAGTCTGCTTTGTATAAAGACTTATGGTCGCGCATGTTCATCGACTCCAGCAAAGCCGTTGCCCTATATCAGCAATCGCCCAACTGGCTCAGGAAACTCTGCGATGGCTATGCCGATGGTATTAATTTTTACATGATTTCGCACCCCGGTAAGAAACCTAAGTTGATCACCCGCGTGCAGCCCTGGGTTGCTTTAATGAACAATATTCCCTCGCTGGAAGGCAGTAATATTAGCGAGGCCGATTTCCGGGCTTTTTACGCAGATGGCTTGGGTAAGGCACTGTCGTTTAGCCCACTTATTACTCAGGAATATCAGGAATCCAGTGGGTCGAACGGCTGGGCGTTGGCACCGTCACGAACACAGAGTAAGAACGCCATGTTGCTGATCAACCCGCACGCGGAGTTCTACGGTCGCATCGAAATTCAGGTCGTGAGCAAACAGGGGTTGAATGCCTACGGCGCTCCGTTTCTGGGTCAATTCAACATCTTTCAGGGTTTTAACGAATTTCTGGGCTGGATGCATCCGGTTTCACTTTCCGATGCAAAAGATCTGTTTACAGAGCAGGTTGAACAGAAGAACGGGCAGTATTTCTACCGCTTTGATGGCACCATGCGCCCGGTTGACAGTACAGCTATCACGCTACAGTACAAACAGGGAGGGGGGCTGTCATCCCGAAAATTTGTTACCTACCGCACGCATCATGGACCGGTCGTAGCCTCATTCGACAAAAAATGGGTTACGCTTAAAAACCTGGATGCGAACATTGATTTGCTGGCCATGCATTGGGAAAAGATGAAAGCCCGAAATTTCAAGGAATTCCAGGCGTCGATCAATAAGCGGGCCATGACGGGCAGTAATGTGGTCTATGCCGACCGGGATGGTAACATCGCGTACTGGCACGGAAATTTTGTACCCAAAAAGAATCCTTCCTTCGATTGGAAACGACCTGTAGACGGCAGCATCCTGACGAACGACTGGCAGGGCACGCATGAGCTGGCAGCTATTCCGCAGTACATCAATCCGGCCAACGGCTGGGTGCAAAACTGCAACTCGACTCCTTTATACGGCACGGGTGTATTCGACTCGCTGATGAGCAAAAAACCGGTGTATATGCTTCCCGATGGACAGACGCCCAGAGCGGTCAGTGCCATCCGGGTGTTGACTAACCTCACCAACGCCAGTATCGACGATGTGATCACCGCTGCCCATGATCCTTATTTGCCCAATGGTGAGCGCCATATTCCGAAGTTAATTGCCGCCTACGAAACTCTAAAAGCCGATACAGCTTATGCGGCTCTGGCTGCACCTATTCAAACGTTGCAAGCCTGGAATTTTCGGGCAGATAGTAGCTCTGTAGCAACGATACTTGCCGTCTCCTGGCTGGAAAAAATCATTGAATTAAATGTAGCACGGCTGAAAAAGCCCGTTTCAACGGAGGAACGCTATTCCATCACGAACGGGGCTACGATTTCGACAGATGTACTGTCGGCCAAAGAGATGCTCGATGCCTTTACGAAGGTTATCAGCGATTTAAAGAAAGACTTTGGCACCTGGGAAATCGCCTGGGGCACGATCAATCGCTACCAGCGAGTGGATAAAGGAACGTCATTTAGTGATGCTAAACCAAGCTGGGCGGTAAATGGCACACCGGGTTTTATGGGTTCACTCAACGCATACGTCAGCAAAAAAGGCCCTCAAACCCAGAAGCGTTACGGAATCACAGGAAACACCTTTGCGGCTGTCGTTGAATTTGGTAAAACTGTAAAAGGCAAATCGATTCTTACCGGCGGCTCCAGCTCTGACCCTAACTCATCCCACTTTACCGATCAGGTGGATGGGTATCGGAAGGGCGTTTACAAAGACATTCTTTTTTACAAGAAAGATGTCATGGCCACTGCCGAAAAAACCTACCACCCTGGCGAATAA